A window of Synechococcus sp. MEDNS5 contains these coding sequences:
- the chrA gene encoding chromate efflux transporter, which translates to MARVIEVFRQFLLLGCSSFGGPVAHLGYFRERFVQREQWLTDAAYADLVALCQFLPGPASSQVGMGIGLMRAGWLGALAAWIGFTFPSAILLVIASAVLSANPDWLAGGWVQGLKVAAVAVVAQAVLGMQRKLAPDRGRASLMALAAVLVLLVPLAWVQVLALLIGAIVGLTLLPPPDDRALSHELLKVPVRRSVAILLLLVLIGLLMALPWLTTQARPVAIQQVAGFLQAGSLVFGGGHVVLPLLEQSLVPAGWISLDQFLAGYGAAQAVPGPMFSFAAFLGFDLRGGLQGIGGALLALMALFLPAFLLIGGVLPFWTDLGKLQAMRRALKGINAAVVGVLLAALFQPVWLAGIKNSADFSLALVAFLLLVGWKQPAWRVVVVCGLVGGFALSS; encoded by the coding sequence ATGGCGCGCGTGATCGAGGTGTTCCGCCAGTTCCTGCTGCTCGGATGCTCGTCTTTCGGCGGTCCAGTTGCCCACCTCGGCTATTTCCGTGAGCGGTTCGTGCAACGGGAGCAGTGGCTCACCGACGCGGCCTATGCCGACCTCGTGGCCCTTTGCCAGTTTCTGCCTGGCCCTGCCAGCTCCCAGGTTGGGATGGGCATCGGCTTGATGCGCGCGGGGTGGCTCGGCGCCTTGGCAGCGTGGATCGGATTCACCTTTCCATCAGCGATCCTGCTGGTGATTGCGTCGGCAGTGCTGTCAGCCAATCCGGACTGGCTGGCAGGAGGCTGGGTGCAGGGCTTGAAAGTGGCTGCCGTTGCCGTGGTGGCGCAGGCCGTGCTCGGCATGCAGCGCAAGCTGGCACCTGATCGAGGCCGCGCGAGCCTGATGGCTCTTGCAGCTGTGTTAGTACTGTTGGTCCCCCTGGCCTGGGTTCAGGTTCTCGCCTTGCTGATCGGAGCGATCGTCGGGCTGACCCTGTTGCCTCCACCCGACGATCGCGCCTTGAGCCATGAACTGCTCAAGGTGCCCGTGCGCCGAAGCGTGGCCATTCTTCTATTGCTGGTGCTGATCGGCCTGCTGATGGCCCTGCCCTGGCTCACAACGCAGGCCCGACCGGTAGCGATCCAGCAAGTGGCTGGGTTTCTTCAAGCTGGATCTCTGGTGTTCGGTGGAGGTCATGTCGTGCTTCCTCTGCTCGAACAGTCTCTGGTTCCCGCTGGGTGGATCAGCCTTGATCAGTTTCTGGCCGGCTATGGAGCAGCTCAGGCTGTTCCTGGTCCCATGTTCAGCTTTGCGGCGTTCCTCGGTTTTGATCTGCGCGGCGGGTTGCAGGGCATCGGCGGCGCGCTGCTGGCGCTGATGGCCCTGTTTCTTCCGGCTTTTCTATTGATCGGAGGCGTTCTTCCGTTCTGGACTGACCTCGGCAAATTGCAAGCGATGCGACGCGCCCTGAAGGGCATCAATGCTGCAGTCGTGGGTGTGTTGCTGGCAGCCCTGTTTCAGCCGGTCTGGCTGGCCGGCATAAAGAACAGTGCCGATTTCAGTTTGGCGTTAGTGGCCTTTC